The Acidicapsa acidisoli genome contains a region encoding:
- a CDS encoding RidA family protein, whose product MSIKRYGVEGGKGTGGQHLPFARAVEADGWLYVSGQVPMVKGEVVAGNIVAQSQQAIRNLLSILEEAGYGTEHVVRCGVWLEDPRDFSSFNAVFKEHFGEHPPARACVVSSMVVDCKVEIDCVAYKAPNR is encoded by the coding sequence ATGAGCATAAAGCGGTACGGAGTAGAAGGCGGCAAGGGCACGGGCGGTCAGCATCTTCCATTTGCGCGCGCAGTCGAGGCCGATGGATGGTTATATGTATCGGGTCAGGTTCCGATGGTAAAAGGCGAGGTGGTAGCAGGCAATATCGTTGCTCAATCCCAGCAGGCCATTCGCAATCTCTTATCGATTCTCGAAGAAGCCGGTTACGGTACCGAGCATGTTGTACGTTGTGGCGTATGGCTTGAAGATCCGCGCGACTTCTCGTCATTTAATGCGGTTTTCAAAGAGCACTTTGGCGAGCATCCTCCTGCCCGTGCATGCGTTGTATCGAGCATGGTCGTCGATTGCAAAGTAGAAATTGATTGCGTGGCTTACAAGGCTCCCAACCGTTGA
- a CDS encoding S9 family peptidase produces MPVRNALNRLLAGVMVACAASAPLIAQSNSSSSNPSSSTATSGPAASIDHPSGYNQPPKYILDVMHAPSPPVPLVSPTEDTILLVSWQDYPSISRVATPFLRLAGVRVEPKNHSKHDTPGGYGITPCARSFALVHIADGAQIPVALPEGACPGQPIWAADGKRFAFVNLAPDAVELWIGDAKTGEIHQVSGARLNPMFNDEMKWMPDQKRLLVKLVPAEMGAPPPEPTAPIGPSIQETEGEKGQSSTYENRDTLRNTHDEDLFNYFAASQLALVDAATGAIRPVGTPGNYQSVDPAPDGQHILVTAIHKPYSYITTYDRFPKEVEVWDIAEPSNLRVHTIASLPLADRVPIHGVPLGPRDFSWRATEPATLIWAEALDGGDWNVSAPARDKILLQKAPFTSPAVEITRTEQRYAEILWSDHQDVALLTEYDENRHWTRTFILDADDRQKKPRLLWDLSMDESYGDPGEPVRHQLPNGSRVIRQDGDSIYLEGRGASSDGDRPFLDRLDLKTLRYERMFRSDKTSYEQFLSFTGPDTRKFLTWHQSPSDPPNAFARTLGKSADAPAGEAVFVSTSQAVTHIPDPTPEVRAIKKRLVKYKRADGLDLSFTLYTPPGYQEGTRVPTILYAYPLDYADASKAGQVVGSQETFTRLRQYRLLLLAGYAIIDNASFPIVGDPKKAYDTYLDQLVADAKAAVDEAVQLGVADPDRIGVTGHSHGALMTANLVAHSNLFRAGVATSGSYNKTLTPFGFQNERRSVWEAPDVYQKVSPFFFADKLKTPLLIVHGGEDANPGTTPLQSDKLYEAIRGNGGTARLVVLPHEPHWYSAMESNEQLVYEMLRWFDKYVKNAPPR; encoded by the coding sequence ATGCCAGTCAGAAACGCCTTGAACCGTCTTTTGGCCGGAGTTATGGTAGCCTGTGCGGCGTCAGCGCCCCTTATCGCGCAGTCGAACTCGTCCTCATCGAATCCGTCCTCATCGACCGCGACCTCAGGACCGGCGGCCTCGATTGATCACCCATCCGGATATAACCAGCCGCCAAAATACATTCTGGACGTAATGCACGCGCCTTCCCCGCCAGTTCCATTGGTAAGCCCGACAGAGGACACGATTCTCTTGGTGTCCTGGCAAGACTACCCATCGATTTCTCGGGTGGCGACACCTTTCCTGCGCCTTGCCGGCGTGCGCGTCGAGCCGAAGAATCACAGCAAGCACGACACCCCTGGCGGCTACGGCATCACGCCCTGCGCCAGGAGCTTCGCGTTGGTGCATATCGCCGACGGCGCGCAAATCCCCGTCGCGCTTCCCGAGGGTGCGTGCCCAGGCCAGCCAATCTGGGCCGCTGACGGAAAACGATTCGCGTTCGTGAATCTAGCGCCGGACGCGGTCGAGCTCTGGATCGGCGACGCGAAGACCGGCGAAATTCATCAGGTGTCCGGTGCGCGTCTCAACCCAATGTTCAACGACGAAATGAAATGGATGCCCGACCAGAAAAGGCTCTTGGTCAAGCTAGTTCCCGCGGAGATGGGTGCGCCGCCTCCTGAACCAACCGCGCCAATTGGTCCGAGCATTCAGGAGACAGAGGGTGAAAAAGGTCAGAGCAGTACCTATGAAAACCGCGACACGCTCCGCAACACGCACGATGAGGATCTTTTCAATTACTTCGCGGCCTCACAACTCGCTCTAGTCGACGCGGCCACCGGAGCGATCCGGCCTGTGGGTACGCCTGGAAACTACCAATCCGTCGACCCCGCGCCGGATGGGCAGCACATACTCGTCACCGCGATCCACAAACCCTACTCGTATATCACGACTTATGATCGCTTTCCCAAAGAAGTCGAAGTCTGGGACATTGCGGAACCCTCAAACCTTCGTGTTCATACCATCGCGTCGCTTCCGCTGGCGGATCGCGTTCCAATCCACGGCGTGCCGCTTGGGCCCCGCGATTTTTCCTGGCGCGCCACCGAGCCGGCGACGCTGATCTGGGCGGAAGCGTTGGATGGCGGCGACTGGAATGTGAGTGCTCCAGCCCGCGACAAAATACTTCTTCAGAAGGCGCCGTTCACTTCACCGGCCGTCGAAATCACGCGCACCGAGCAGCGTTATGCAGAGATCCTCTGGAGTGACCACCAGGATGTCGCTCTTCTCACGGAATACGATGAGAACCGCCATTGGACACGGACATTCATCCTCGACGCCGACGATCGACAGAAAAAGCCTCGCCTGCTTTGGGATCTCTCCATGGACGAAAGCTATGGCGATCCGGGCGAACCAGTGAGGCACCAGCTTCCGAATGGATCAAGAGTTATTCGCCAGGACGGCGACTCAATTTACCTTGAAGGACGCGGCGCATCGTCCGACGGAGACCGGCCGTTCCTCGATCGGCTCGATCTCAAGACCTTGCGATACGAACGTATGTTTCGAAGCGATAAGACATCCTACGAGCAGTTCCTTTCCTTCACCGGGCCGGACACGCGAAAGTTTCTCACCTGGCATCAATCGCCGTCCGACCCGCCCAATGCCTTTGCGCGAACGCTGGGAAAATCCGCCGACGCTCCTGCCGGAGAAGCAGTCTTTGTTTCGACAAGCCAAGCCGTCACCCACATTCCCGACCCAACACCGGAGGTGCGAGCGATCAAGAAGCGGTTGGTCAAGTACAAGCGGGCCGATGGGCTTGACCTTTCGTTCACCCTCTATACGCCGCCCGGCTATCAGGAGGGCACGCGCGTCCCCACTATTCTTTATGCCTATCCGCTGGACTATGCCGACGCTTCAAAAGCCGGCCAGGTAGTAGGCTCGCAGGAAACCTTCACCCGGCTGCGGCAATATAGGCTGTTGCTTCTCGCGGGCTACGCGATCATCGATAATGCTTCGTTTCCCATCGTCGGCGATCCGAAAAAAGCCTACGACACATATCTGGATCAGCTCGTCGCTGACGCCAAAGCCGCAGTCGACGAGGCTGTGCAGCTAGGCGTAGCCGATCCCGACCGCATAGGAGTCACCGGCCACAGCCATGGCGCTTTAATGACCGCAAACCTGGTGGCCCACTCTAACCTGTTTCGGGCTGGTGTTGCAACCAGCGGCTCTTATAACAAGACGCTCACGCCGTTCGGTTTCCAGAACGAGCGGCGATCGGTTTGGGAAGCGCCCGACGTCTATCAGAAGGTCTCGCCATTCTTCTTCGCTGACAAACTGAAGACACCGCTACTCATCGTGCATGGAGGGGAAGACGCAAATCCCGGCACCACACCGTTGCAATCGGATAAGCTCTACGAAGCGATTCGAGGTAATGGCGGCACTGCCCGATTAGTCGTCCTCCCGCACGAGCCGCATTGGTATTCGGCGATGGAATCGAACGAGCAGTTGGTTTACGAGATGCTTCGCTGGTTCGACAAATACGTAAAGAACGCGCCGCCACGGTAA
- a CDS encoding tetratricopeptide repeat protein, whose amino-acid sequence MRFRQEHWATISLVMFVASMVSPVLSQSNPSGVAMSLEQQGKTAEAETAWSALAKAYPANPEPLAHLGLLEARQERYAEAIRFYRKALALKPAMPGLRLNLGLALFKNGDYKQAIEMFTPLLKATPEDQRLTVLIGMSYYGLGEYAAASPYLKHAAEQDSQNLTLLLTLAHSCLLSHQYPCVLDAFHRIESLNAQSAEADMLVGEALSEMKDTYGAIREFRAAVAANPKEPNVHFGLGYLLWTERQYPEAASEFQTEIDNDPRHIKAMLYLANSEIELNRMEDARALLEAVVKSDAGSSMAHLDLGIVYAEDGRKQDALAEFQVAEKLAPSDVGVHYRIGQLYRSMGRTSEAKAELEKASSLNKAANEGLLKMMSGLPGKDHAHDGQTAAPEHK is encoded by the coding sequence GTGAGATTTAGACAGGAGCATTGGGCGACTATCTCGCTGGTAATGTTCGTGGCGAGTATGGTCTCGCCTGTTCTGTCGCAGAGCAATCCAAGCGGAGTTGCCATGTCTTTGGAACAACAGGGCAAGACGGCCGAGGCGGAAACAGCCTGGAGCGCCCTGGCCAAGGCATACCCTGCCAATCCTGAACCCCTGGCTCACCTTGGCCTGCTCGAAGCCCGGCAGGAACGCTACGCTGAGGCCATTCGTTTTTACCGTAAAGCCCTGGCGCTCAAACCCGCAATGCCCGGGCTCCGTTTGAACCTGGGCCTCGCGCTCTTCAAGAACGGCGACTACAAACAAGCTATAGAGATGTTTACGCCACTACTCAAAGCCACGCCGGAAGACCAGCGCCTGACAGTTCTGATAGGGATGTCTTATTACGGTCTCGGCGAATATGCGGCGGCGTCTCCCTATCTGAAGCATGCCGCGGAGCAGGATTCACAAAACCTTACGTTGTTGCTGACTCTGGCGCACAGTTGCTTACTGTCACATCAGTACCCGTGTGTCCTGGATGCATTTCATAGGATCGAGTCATTAAATGCCCAGTCCGCTGAGGCAGATATGTTGGTGGGCGAGGCGCTCAGTGAGATGAAAGATACATACGGCGCTATACGTGAGTTTCGCGCCGCAGTCGCAGCCAATCCCAAAGAACCGAATGTCCACTTCGGTTTGGGTTATCTATTGTGGACTGAGCGCCAATATCCAGAGGCGGCTTCGGAGTTTCAGACTGAGATCGACAATGACCCGCGGCACATCAAGGCGATGCTCTATCTGGCCAATTCTGAGATCGAGTTGAACCGGATGGAGGATGCCAGGGCGCTATTGGAGGCAGTAGTAAAGAGTGATGCGGGGAGTTCCATGGCGCACCTCGATCTTGGTATCGTTTACGCCGAGGATGGCCGCAAGCAGGATGCTCTGGCGGAGTTTCAAGTTGCTGAAAAACTGGCGCCGTCCGATGTGGGTGTTCACTACAGGATCGGACAGCTGTATCGGTCCATGGGAAGAACTTCAGAAGCCAAGGCAGAACTTGAGAAAGCCAGCAGCCTCAACAAAGCGGCAAATGAAGGACTGCTGAAGATGATGTCGGGACTGCCCGGCAAAGATCATGCCCACGATGGACAGACCGCCGCACCGGAGCATAAGTAA
- the dinB gene encoding DNA polymerase IV has protein sequence MNGRKIVHVDMDAFYASVEQRDSPELRGKPVVVAWRGKRSVVCAASYEARHFGVRSAMVATHAERLCPEAVFVPPDFTRYRAVSRAVREIFLRHTDLIEPLSLDEAYLDVTENKTGLATATKVASTIRQQIREELSLTASAGVAPNKFLSKIASDWRKPNGLFVIQPAEVASFLTPLPVGRIPGVGKVTEEKLVRLGMRTVGELRTLPLNELQRMFGRYGQRLYELARGIDENPVVPNRPTKSISAEDTFEQDVLLAETEPMIRRLAEKTWLASRKESRIARTVVLKLKTAEFRVMTRSQTAPEPPASQEELTQIALSLLQKVGTDPGQRFRLAGVGLGNFRDPGESAEPSLFPL, from the coding sequence ATGAACGGACGGAAGATTGTTCATGTGGATATGGATGCGTTCTACGCCTCCGTCGAGCAACGCGATAGTCCGGAGCTGCGCGGGAAGCCGGTTGTCGTTGCCTGGCGGGGAAAGCGCTCCGTAGTCTGCGCGGCCTCCTATGAGGCCAGGCACTTTGGCGTGCGCTCAGCCATGGTCGCGACGCATGCCGAGCGTCTGTGCCCGGAGGCAGTCTTTGTCCCTCCCGACTTCACGCGTTATCGGGCAGTTTCACGCGCCGTGCGCGAGATCTTCCTCCGGCACACGGATCTCATCGAGCCGCTATCGCTCGATGAAGCATATCTGGATGTCACCGAGAATAAGACCGGCCTCGCAACGGCTACGAAAGTCGCCAGCACAATCCGGCAGCAAATCCGCGAAGAGCTCAGCCTGACTGCCTCTGCGGGTGTCGCTCCCAACAAGTTCCTGTCGAAGATCGCCTCCGATTGGCGTAAGCCGAATGGGCTTTTTGTTATCCAGCCCGCGGAGGTGGCGAGCTTCCTGACTCCATTGCCTGTGGGCCGCATCCCCGGAGTTGGAAAAGTCACGGAAGAGAAGCTCGTCAGGCTCGGAATGCGCACGGTCGGGGAGTTACGAACCCTCCCGCTCAACGAGTTGCAACGCATGTTTGGCCGCTACGGACAACGCCTGTATGAACTGGCTCGCGGAATCGACGAGAATCCGGTCGTGCCTAACCGGCCGACAAAGTCCATCTCAGCCGAGGACACGTTTGAGCAGGATGTACTCCTTGCCGAAACTGAACCCATGATTCGGCGTTTGGCCGAAAAAACATGGCTCGCTTCCCGCAAGGAATCGCGAATCGCCCGCACCGTGGTCTTGAAGTTGAAGACGGCTGAGTTCCGCGTGATGACCCGAAGCCAGACGGCCCCGGAGCCGCCAGCCTCACAGGAAGAGCTGACTCAGATTGCTCTGTCTCTGCTGCAAAAAGTAGGAACTGATCCCGGGCAACGATTCCGCCTGGCGGGCGTAGGGCTCGGCAACTTCCGTGACCCAGGCGAGAGCGCGGAACCATCGCTTTTCCCCTTGTAG
- a CDS encoding N-acyl-D-amino-acid deacylase family protein, whose translation MLNCDTIIRNASVLDGSAAASEVLDVAIHDDRICAIGPSLECSASVVMDAEGLALTPGFIDVHTHDDTSVIRTPAMLPKLSQGVTTVIVGNCGISASPVELRGEPPDPMNLLGGVEDFRYPTFAAYVTAIGQVHPAVNVAALIGHTSLRNNHMDRLDRTATDAEVDAMRAQFKEALDGGALGLSSGLAYLSANAASTEEVLALAELLASHSAVYTTHMRTESDAILDAMQEAFEIGRMSQVPVIVSHLKCAGIANWGRSGEVLDALDTARALQQVGCDCYPYAAGSSTLDLRQVDERVRITITWSTPHPEMAGQSLAQIAAAWGVTQYEAAQRLRPAGAIYHSISEEDMRRILSHPATMIGSDGLPNDPLPHPRLWGTFPRVLGRYSREAKLFSLPEAIHKMTGMPARRFGLEERGLIREGYCADLVLFDPETILDTATFADPIRPAQGIAGVWVNGVLSYTSDGATQNRSGRFLPRGKTAWIQ comes from the coding sequence ATGTTGAATTGCGACACCATCATACGAAACGCAAGCGTTTTGGACGGCAGCGCCGCCGCCTCCGAGGTCCTCGATGTTGCTATCCACGACGATCGCATTTGTGCAATTGGCCCATCTCTTGAGTGCAGCGCATCCGTTGTTATGGACGCAGAAGGTCTCGCGCTGACGCCGGGTTTTATCGATGTACATACCCACGACGACACCAGTGTAATCCGAACGCCGGCGATGCTGCCCAAGCTTTCGCAGGGTGTAACTACGGTCATCGTGGGCAACTGTGGCATCAGCGCCTCTCCGGTCGAGCTTCGCGGCGAACCGCCTGACCCCATGAACCTGCTCGGCGGCGTGGAAGATTTTCGCTATCCGACCTTTGCCGCCTATGTTACGGCTATCGGCCAAGTGCACCCGGCAGTGAATGTTGCCGCCCTTATTGGCCATACGTCTTTGCGCAATAACCACATGGATCGGTTGGACCGCACCGCGACGGATGCTGAAGTCGACGCGATGCGTGCACAGTTCAAGGAAGCTCTCGACGGGGGCGCATTGGGTCTGAGCTCCGGCCTCGCCTATCTTTCGGCAAATGCCGCTTCGACCGAAGAAGTGCTGGCGCTTGCGGAGTTGCTTGCCTCTCACAGCGCGGTGTACACCACTCATATGCGCACCGAATCCGACGCGATTCTCGATGCCATGCAGGAAGCATTTGAAATCGGCCGCATGAGCCAGGTACCGGTCATTGTTTCTCATCTGAAATGCGCTGGCATCGCCAACTGGGGACGAAGCGGCGAGGTGCTTGACGCTTTGGATACGGCGCGAGCCCTGCAACAGGTGGGTTGTGACTGCTACCCTTACGCAGCCGGATCGAGTACGCTCGATCTGCGGCAAGTAGATGAGCGGGTAAGAATTACGATTACATGGAGCACGCCGCACCCGGAGATGGCTGGCCAGTCACTGGCGCAAATTGCAGCAGCTTGGGGCGTGACGCAATACGAAGCGGCACAACGGCTCAGGCCTGCCGGAGCTATCTATCACAGTATCTCGGAAGAAGATATGCGCCGTATTCTTAGCCACCCTGCAACCATGATCGGCTCGGATGGCTTGCCGAACGATCCCTTGCCGCATCCTCGCTTGTGGGGAACCTTTCCCCGCGTGTTAGGCCGTTACAGTCGCGAGGCAAAGTTGTTTTCGCTTCCTGAGGCAATTCACAAGATGACCGGCATGCCCGCGCGGAGATTCGGATTGGAAGAGCGTGGTTTGATACGCGAGGGTTATTGCGCGGACCTCGTGCTCTTCGATCCAGAAACGATCCTCGATACAGCGACATTTGCCGATCCCATACGCCCCGCACAGGGAATCGCAGGCGTATGGGTCAATGGCGTTCTTTCGTATACTTCTGACGGAGCTACCCAGAATCGTTCCGGGCGCTTTCTCCCACGCGGCAAAACGGCGTGGATTCAATAG
- a CDS encoding amino acid deaminase yields MEISYVNNDQQMQLVPLTAITSLNKGLGFFEGALDPDGIVQLNWNLLREDLSLPSAVLYEERLQHNLDWMQQFITAYGLKLAPHGKTAMAPKLFARQLQAGAWGITLATAHQTQIAYAHGVRRVLMANQLVGKANMATIARLINDPSFEYYCLVDSAAQVEQLGAYFSQYRQRLNVLLELGVAGGRTGVRDNDQLQAVLASLSRWSASIALCGVEVYEGVLEEELAIRKYLQNAVEVTRRLLAEESFRRSPALISGAGSAWYDVVAEVFSAANFGNTVEAVLRPGCYLTHDIGAYQKAQTRILQHNPIARSMASGLLPALQVWAYVQSVPEANRAIVALGKRDAAFDAGFPVPALHFRPGFRFGDAVPKKAGEHWTVTKMMDQHSYLQISADDDLRVGDMIGFDISHPCLTFDKWRTLPVLNSQYQVMDIVQTFF; encoded by the coding sequence ATGGAGATCTCATACGTGAACAACGATCAGCAAATGCAGCTAGTGCCCCTTACCGCAATCACCTCGTTGAACAAAGGCTTGGGGTTTTTCGAAGGTGCGCTCGATCCTGATGGGATTGTCCAACTCAATTGGAATCTGCTTCGCGAAGACCTGAGCCTGCCTTCAGCCGTACTCTATGAAGAAAGATTACAGCACAACCTCGATTGGATGCAGCAATTCATCACTGCTTATGGACTTAAACTCGCGCCACATGGCAAAACTGCGATGGCTCCCAAACTATTTGCGCGGCAATTACAGGCAGGCGCATGGGGAATAACGCTTGCGACTGCCCACCAGACACAGATTGCGTATGCGCACGGCGTGCGCCGAGTATTGATGGCCAATCAACTGGTCGGCAAGGCGAATATGGCCACCATCGCACGCCTCATCAATGATCCGAGTTTCGAATATTACTGCCTGGTGGATTCAGCAGCGCAGGTCGAACAGCTTGGCGCATATTTTTCGCAGTACCGTCAGCGTCTGAACGTTCTGCTGGAATTGGGCGTTGCAGGAGGCCGCACCGGAGTGCGCGACAATGATCAATTGCAAGCGGTGCTGGCCTCGTTGTCGCGTTGGAGCGCATCCATAGCTCTGTGCGGCGTCGAGGTCTATGAAGGAGTCCTCGAAGAGGAACTGGCGATTCGTAAGTATTTGCAGAACGCAGTCGAAGTCACGCGTAGGCTTCTTGCCGAGGAGAGTTTCCGGCGTTCTCCTGCTCTCATCTCAGGTGCCGGTTCGGCTTGGTATGACGTCGTAGCCGAGGTTTTTTCCGCTGCCAATTTCGGCAATACGGTTGAAGCCGTACTGCGCCCTGGTTGCTATCTTACCCATGATATTGGCGCGTATCAGAAGGCACAGACAAGGATCTTGCAGCACAATCCAATCGCACGAAGTATGGCTTCTGGACTCTTGCCCGCATTGCAAGTCTGGGCCTATGTGCAATCGGTTCCAGAAGCAAATCGGGCGATTGTAGCTTTAGGCAAGCGCGACGCAGCCTTCGACGCCGGTTTTCCTGTTCCTGCGCTGCACTTCAGACCCGGATTTAGATTCGGAGACGCTGTTCCGAAAAAGGCCGGCGAGCACTGGACTGTGACGAAGATGATGGATCAGCATTCCTATTTGCAGATTAGTGCTGACGATGATCTTCGAGTGGGCGATATGATTGGCTTTGATATCTCGCACCCTTGCCTGACCTTCGACAAATGGCGCACGCTGCCGGTGCTGAATTCCCAATACCAGGTTATGGATATCGTTCAGACATTCTTTTGA
- a CDS encoding GntP family permease, giving the protein MLLTTFTIDPHSLFLLVSALAAVIGLILLIAVFKLNPFITLLLASLGLAMVTGMQPSTIIHSFEAGVGATLGHIAVVVALGTMLGKMMAESGGADQIAYTLIRLFGEKRVHWAMVIIGLVVGLPAFFEVGFVLLIPIAYTVARRTKTSLIMVGLPMVAGLSVVHGLVPPHPAALLAVTIYKADVGRTIFYALLVGLPTAVIAGPIYAKFIAPRIQLPTENSISAQFVDHGSERSLPGFWLTVFSILLPVLLMLIGSWADAIATPKSALNEALHLAGNDDMALLIGVLVSFFTLGRLRGFTRETILRFSNECLAPTATITLLVGAGGGFGRILQDSGVSQAIIGVALQSHIPLLLLAWLLAALMRLATGSATVAMTTAAGIVAPIALHSTGVRPELLAIATGAGSLIFSHVNDGGFWLVKEYFNMSVAQTIETWSICETIISVTALLLTLALSLAL; this is encoded by the coding sequence GTGCTCTTGACCACCTTCACGATCGACCCTCACAGTCTCTTTCTGCTGGTCTCGGCTCTTGCTGCCGTGATCGGCTTGATTCTGCTGATCGCAGTCTTCAAGCTGAACCCGTTCATCACCCTGCTGCTCGCCTCGCTTGGTCTGGCAATGGTCACCGGCATGCAGCCTTCCACCATCATTCACTCCTTTGAAGCTGGAGTCGGCGCAACTCTTGGTCACATTGCAGTCGTCGTGGCTCTTGGCACCATGCTGGGGAAGATGATGGCGGAGTCGGGCGGCGCGGATCAGATCGCCTACACGCTCATTCGCCTCTTCGGCGAGAAACGTGTGCACTGGGCCATGGTCATCATCGGCCTCGTCGTTGGCCTGCCGGCCTTCTTCGAGGTTGGATTCGTCCTCCTCATTCCCATCGCATATACGGTTGCGCGGCGAACAAAAACATCCTTGATCATGGTCGGTCTACCCATGGTCGCTGGGCTTTCCGTAGTCCACGGGCTAGTTCCTCCGCATCCCGCAGCTCTGCTTGCGGTAACCATCTATAAAGCAGACGTGGGCCGTACGATCTTCTACGCCCTGCTTGTCGGTTTGCCCACAGCCGTTATCGCCGGGCCGATCTATGCGAAATTCATCGCTCCGCGCATCCAGCTTCCGACGGAGAATTCCATCTCCGCGCAGTTTGTCGATCACGGATCGGAGCGCAGCTTGCCTGGCTTTTGGCTTACTGTGTTCTCCATCCTGCTCCCCGTTCTTCTCATGTTGATCGGCAGTTGGGCCGACGCAATCGCAACGCCGAAGAGCGCGTTGAACGAGGCGCTTCATCTCGCCGGCAACGATGACATGGCTCTTTTGATCGGCGTGTTGGTCAGCTTCTTCACACTTGGCCGGTTACGCGGCTTTACGAGAGAGACGATTCTGCGCTTCAGCAATGAATGCCTCGCACCTACGGCGACAATCACGCTGCTGGTTGGCGCTGGCGGAGGCTTTGGAAGAATATTGCAGGATAGCGGCGTCTCTCAGGCCATTATCGGAGTTGCGTTGCAGAGCCACATTCCATTGCTGCTGCTTGCTTGGCTGCTCGCCGCATTGATGCGCCTGGCCACCGGTTCCGCGACTGTGGCTATGACGACAGCCGCCGGCATTGTGGCGCCAATCGCCTTGCATAGCACTGGCGTTCGACCGGAATTGCTGGCCATTGCCACCGGAGCTGGCTCGCTCATTTTCTCTCATGTCAACGACGGCGGCTTCTGGCTTGTGAAGGAGTACTTCAACATGAGCGTAGCGCAGACGATTGAGACCTGGTCGATCTGCGAAACCATCATCTCGGTCACGGCGTTGCTTCTCACTCTTGCGTTGTCGCTTGCGCTCTAA